The Salvelinus fontinalis isolate EN_2023a chromosome 9, ASM2944872v1, whole genome shotgun sequence sequence TGTTCATTCAGCAGAGTCTCTGAGACAAGGATCACAGGTATGACAGgaaagagggaatgagagagagagagcaagagagaaaggagagagagggcatcTCTGGTTGGCtgtgtgaacgtgtgtgtatTAGTATGGGGATATGTATGCTCTGTCTGATGGGGTGGGTCCCAGGGGGTTGAGTCCCTCTAATCTAAGCCCTGCCCCTTGTGACCTCTGCTGCACCCTTACAGGTCACCTTCGCTGGGACATTGGACATGGATGAATATTCATGGTTTGGTGACATGGCTTTTTATAGGCTCGTTAGCATACTGAGACTTCAGCAGGAGAAGGCATCTACATTCCAACTGGATGACTGTGCATGTATATACTACATATACATTACTGTTTGTATGTGTGATTGCACATGTATATACTGCAAACCGGgtatgcattgtgtgtgtgtgtgcttccagAGGTCGATACTCTATGTGTAGATGCTGCTGCCTGAATTAGAACTGTAGGATGCGGTTTCTGCGGCAACGCTGGTATCAAGTTCCGGCCCCACCCAGTTCACCTTGACCAGAGATAGAGATGCACCAATTGACGCacatacattaacacacacatacGCAGAACTCAGACCTCTGTTAAGCAGTATGATTTCAAACCTGTTGGTTCACCTTGCCGAATATTCTGTAGACAGAGCCATTGTATTGATTGGTGAATGTGTCCAAGGTGAAGATATTCAGTGATTGTAGGTGCTATATGAGGGTCATTAACCTTTAGATAAGGTTCTAAGATTCCCCAACTGCATTCTTTTTCCTGGTTCATTTTTAAAATAAACTGAATGGCAATTCAATCAAATGTCTAGGTTGGCCTCAAGGTTCTAGTCTTGGTTGTCACATATGTGGTAAAATAGATTTGATTCAGATTGGTCTAAAACTATCTGATAACGGTAACATAGCACCCGTAGAATTAGAATGATTAGTTATACTTGTATAAAACCTCCTCAACATCCTTTTAATCAGAAAAACACTTCCCCatctgaatgacaacagcacacactgtcaacaaggcaacaGGTGGTATACAGGGTCATCACTACTGATTGGCATAGCGCTGGATTGATCATGTAAAAAACTGTTATATCATATACATTATTATAGCATATACATTACTATAACATACATTTTATAAAGACAATGGAAACACTTTACTAGAACCCTCTGTCATAAGATCCACATAAATAACACTGTTGAAAACATGACATAACATGTCATAAAAAATCCTACTTTTGGTGTCAGTTTATCAAAACGGACTGTGTACCAACAGTTATGACTGTTCATGTCATTATCATATAGCCCTGATGGCAGAGGGTTTAATGGAAGTTGAACCAGATCAAtaacagtggttatagagggttataCACTAAGTATCAGGTGTTATACAattattatacagtctgacaaCTATAACTAAGGAAGAAGACTGGACAGGGGAAATCTTACTTTAATAAGCCTCCAAACAtatgtagtatgtgtgtgtgtagtacagaaGAGAATTCAGTAGATACCAAAATATAACAAAACGAAGCACTCAGTGGAgtgacacacacatagaaacagagaAAGTAAGGAGGAAAGAGGAGTCCTTCAGTTTCTCTCGGTTTCCCATCCAGTGTTTCGCAACTCTGGTCCTTGAGTGAAACACCAGGGTTTCGCATTTTTGGTCAAGCCCTGTACTAACACAGGGCTATAAATATGTTGTGCTAGTACAGGTACTAGATCAGAAATGTACAACCCAGGGGTGCCCAGACTGAagtcaaaaaaacaacaaaaaactgaTCTAACCCCTAATTGAGCCAAGCTCCTACACACATGTAGGAACTAAAACCTGCACACAGGACCGCTATTGGCTGACACACACCCCAGTCCCTATGGTGATGTTGTATTGCACGCGTCCAAACAGTCTTCATGAGGCTTTGATGAGGCCCACTCCATGAGCTACcacacagtgtttcccaactggTGGCAAGCAGCCCGAGTTTTCTGAGCACAAAAAAAatgacatatttttttttacattgtcatacataagactgtaaaaacactagGAAATTAGGTCCAACTGACTTTgatttaagaaatctgttcccaagtatacCCATGCATAATagacacgtgatcgtatacaaatgtaagcaaggtttgaaatgattgttttagtcaaatgtgtgtttgtgcttattgcagtcaatttgcagtccacaaattatttgtaattataaaCTGAGTGGTTCAAGCCCTGACTGCTGATTAGCTGACAGCTGTggaatatcagaccgtataccacggttatgacaaaacatttattttttatgttctaattacgttggtaaccagtttataatggcaaTAAGGCACCACGgcaagggctgtatccaggcactctgcgttgcgcataataacagcccttagccgtggtatattggccatatactacaccccctcgAGCCTTTATTGGCACTCCTAGAAATTCTTATAAGTAAAATCTAAATGAAGTATATTCACGTTAATATTTTACATTAAGTTTACCTGAGTGATTAGGAACACAAGTGGTAAGCCATGAATTCCCATTTCACTGGGGTATAAATATGAGGTGACACACAGGCCAAATCCCCATCAATCACTATGGGAAAGACCAGAGAATACAGTAATGATGTGACAAAAGGTTTTTGAGCTGCACAAATCAGGAAATAGCTATAATAAAATAGCTCAATGGTTGAAAATGCCTATTTCCACTATCAGGTCAATAATTAAGAAGTTTAAAGCAACTGGAGAGGAGATGTTAACAATCAGCCTGGAAGAAGACGTGTGTCTATATTGACCACACGCACAGTGAGGATGGGTCGAGTGGCCAAAAAAATCTCCAAGGATCACAGCTGGAGAATTGCAGACGTTAGTTGGGTCTTGGGGTCCGAAAGTCTCCAAAACTACAATCAGACACACCTACATAACCACAAGTTGTTTGGGAGGGTTGCCATATAAAAGCCTTTGCTATCAAACAAACTCAAGTGCCTACATTTTGCAAAACTTTACTGGAACTTTCAATGGAACTGGGTTCTagggtcagatgagaccaaattaGAGCTTTTTGGAAACAAACACCAGAGGTAGGTCTGGCATAGACCGAAAGATAGCCATGTAAAAAAGTACCTCATCCCCACtatgaagtatggtggtggatctttgatgttgttGGGCTGTTTTTCTTACAAAGGTCCTGGACAACTTTTTAGGAAACATGGTATCATGGACAAGTACCAGCAGATATAAACTGGGCCATGGCCAGCAGTACATGATCCAAAGCACTACTCAAAATCAACACAAAAATGGTTCACTGACCACAGAATCAAGGTTTTGCCATGGCCATCCTAGTTCCCTGGCCTAAACCCCATAGAAAACCTGTGGGATGAGCTGAAGAGAGTCCACAAGCATGGACCTCAGAATCTGAATGATCTGGAGAGATTCTGTTTGGAGGAATGGTCTCAGATCCCTTGCCATGTGTTCTCCAACCTCATTACGTATTATAGGAGAAGTCTCAGAGCTGTTATCGTGACAAAGGGAGGTTGCACAAAGTATTGAATGAAGGGGAGCCAATAATTGTGGCACACATAAAGCAAATATTTCTCTATATTTTTTTCAAATTATTTTACTTTAATTAAAGGTTAGATTTGTGTGAATATTTTGAAAGAAAGACCATGAGgataaacaaatacatttttttttttttcacagcCCGTTTGCTCATATTCAccaagggtgccaatattagtGGAGGGCACTGTACATCTCCCCATCATAGTGCATAGCAGAACACATACCAGGGTTGGGATCAATTCAGTTTGTTTTCTATTGAATTTTTactcacttcctgaattgaaaacTGAAATGACCACAAGATGCACAGTTCTGCCCTTCATTGCACACCTGACACACTGTTCAAACAAGGCTACCAAAACAAACACTAACATCTGTATTCTGTCACTTTTTACAAAAACAAAGTTGATCTGCAAACGAAGACAAAGGAAATACTGTATATCCTTTCCATTGTCCGGATTGGACGAGAGGATGGTGGAGGTGGAGCCAAACCAGGAGGTGTGTCTTGATGTCCAAACTCGTACACTACTTAGTACAAAGTGATGTATTCACTATAATAGGCCAGGAAATCCAATTATTATCCTAGGCATTGGAGTGAAACGCTCCGTCTCAAACGTCACCCTATTCtccatatagtgcacttctttttaaTTGGGATTTCAACTCCATGactgaattgagcccaaccctgtgTGGGAAGTGGAGGATTAGAATTCATCATGTCTTGCCAAGGCTTCTCCAAAGTCAGTAGCCTGGCTGCCAACGAAGAGGTCATACTTCTCTACGATCTCTGCCTTGGTCAGACGGCCGtcctacagagagagggggagagaaaatacAATCTTTGGTTAGATGCGCTCTGTTCcggtgcacgcacgcacacacgcaaacacacaccttGTCGTTATCTGACTCGTAGACCAGGTGTTTGGCTTCTGCCTCTGCATGGTCGTAGTCTGAAGGGAGGATCCAGTCTCTGGTCTCCTCCCTGTCCATGCGGCCATCTTTGTTTTTATCTCTGAACTCAGTAAACTGTTCTCGTTCTGTCTTCACCCACTCTGGCTCTGAAGGATCACCCTCCTGGTTATACATGTCACCTagaggggtaggagagagggaagagaagaagaaaagagagaTGCTGATATGTTATAACTATGTGTCCCCCATGTACTGATTCAGGTGTTATTACAGGTTATAACGCACTCATGTACTCAAGGTGTTACTACAGGTTATAACTCACCTATGTACTCCTCCAGATCTATGAAGCCGTCTCCGTTTTTATCAATGTCCTCCATGGTCTCCTACAGGAGAGGGTATTGGCACAAAGATGTTACTGGCTGGCTACATTAGACAATAAAGAAATCATGTTTGTATTACAAAagaaatactgtgtgtgtgggtgtgtgacccACCAGTACAACTATATCCTTCATATGGTCATACTCCTCAGGATGGAGGAAGGCTGTAAACTCCTCTTTATTGGCATTCAGGTCAGCGTCCAGGTCAGCCATTTTGAATCTCCTCTCATCACGTGACATCATCTGTCTGTAGCTGAAGCCATCTTCTGGGTCTGGATCATCTtaggggcacacacacaccaattaaaAAATGTTTAAGTCAGACCTTCCAGTAAAAAGGCACTTGTCAGGGGTCGTAAGTTACATTCTTATACTCGCTTCAGAGTGTGTGTCCGTACCCAGCATGTATCCGTATGTAGCATTTGTGTACTCCTCCCAGGACACCAGTCCATCTCCGTTAAGGTCATGACCTTTCCACTGGCGGTCCACATCATCATAGATCCACCTCTTCTGACTGTGTTTGATCCACTTCTTCATCTCCTCTACTGACACATAACCATTCCTATCCTCATCTATACGCTCTACCAAcatactgtagggagagagagagagatgaagggtgtAAATCCATATTTTCAATACAAATCTATTTCTCTCACTTCTAAAAAAAGATGCAgcatctgtgtttctgtgtgtgggtgtgttaccCCAATCTCTCCTTGCTCTCTTCAGGTGTGAGCTGATCGAAGGTCTTGGCCTCATCCTGTCCAAGAAACGCTTCATGGTCATAATCAAAGTTATCTGCGTCGTCATGGTTGCGGTTGCTAAGCAGGTCGTCATGAATGACACGGTCCTTCTTCTCGATGGTGGGTTTACTGGAGGCATACACCACGCACAGCGCAAAGCACATGACCAACGGCCGCAGCGCcatactctgacacacacacacgacagacaGATGCTTACAACAACAATATGATTATGTCAGTGTGACAGTGCATTTAGTTTACGACAGGAATTCGTCATGACCATCTTTAGTTTAACCATACTAATAGTAACGTTACTGTTGTAACGGCCTTAGCAAGCTAGACATATAGCCTGATATCAACGTGATCAGTGACAGTGTGTGATgaggtagctagttagctagttccaCCAAAGATATTTATAACAAACTCAGTTTCCCCTAGTCATCTGTGGCTCCACCGTTTCTGTCTGAACTAGCTACGTTACATGACATGGATAGCTAGTTGGCTTTATGTTAGTCTTACCCTGCTGTGCAGCCAGTTAGcaagcaagctaacgttagcaaatAAGCATGCTTGCTAGCTCGACATCTGTTGATGAAATAAATGCACTGCTCATGTCAGTGTATAACTTTAATGTTACAACAATTTATCAGGATAAAAACAGAGATGCAATGTGAATTTAGGTAGGCGTAAAAGTGATATTTTACTCACCGGTCTTTCTGAAGTCTTTCGATTTTGACCGTCAACGTCATCTACTCCGGAAACACACCCATCGCCAACGCCGTAGTAAAGTCGTTTCCTCTACTAAGATTAGCTTGTTTCATACCACTCGTCCATTACTCCACTTCTGGACAGTTTCGCCCTTTTGATTGGTTAATAACCGCCACGTCCTCACGCTATGAGCGTGTAATGTTTTAAAGTATTTTCCCCAATCCCCAAAAAAGAGCAGCACTTATCAGTCAGGAATTGTCAAAACAACTTTCTAACATTGACTTTTATTTCTTGTTGTGACATTAGTGTTTTTTAACTGCATCACACAACCAAGTTCATTAGTAGGATATGCATGAGTGCATCCCCTCAAGCTGCATGCCCATTTCATCATCAATCATTGACATTCCAACTGAGTGGGGATATTCTGAAATGAAAGAATGAGGTGATGACGATAAAATACAGATTCAAGTAGTTCTCAATTCCAGGCTAAATCAGGAAATATCCCATCTATTAAGTACTAGAATACGGTAATCAAACACAACAAGTCTAGAAAGCTTCATATTTATTTCAAAAACATACACAgtacaaaaatataattacaaaTTAGAGGTAAAACCTAATTAATGGAGTTGCTGCCAGTGTCCTGCCTGACCCCTCTACCCGGTCTTCTGCCCCATCGTGTGTGCTCCCCCTTCCCCTGCTGACTTGGAGGTCCTCTTTGGGTTCTGGATGAAGTGAGAGAGTGAGTCGAGTCTGGCTGGGGACATTCCGTCACTCAGGGGCTGAAACTGAAAGTCTcctgcagcagcaacaaacacAAAAAGCCACATTCAAGCAGCTTCATGTCGCATAAAAAAAACAGCTAAATTCAAGCATCTCAAAGTTTGACTTTGGCTACAAGAGGTATTGTGCAGTAGAATTTGCATTGAATGGAGTCACTAGAAGCAAAGGTTCAACCCGGCACATTTAATTACATTAATTATGacatttagcagaagcttttatccaaagtgacattGTCATGCACGCATACATTTTTATGTATGTgtggtcccaggaatcaaacccactttacagttgttgcaagcgccatgctctaacaACTGAGCCCCAGAGGACCACAGTATTGATCCAAAATAGAGAGCATAGCAcaacagtgtgtgagtgtgttggtatgtgagCGTGAgggctcactgtgtgtgtgtgtgtgtttgtgtgtgtgtaacctgagCTGTTGTCTCCTTCCTTTTTCTCAGCAAGGAAGGTTCTCTGCATCATCAGTCTCTTAACGGTGTGGCACTTATAGCTCAGCTCTGGACTGGCTTCAGGGTCTGCccctaaaacaaacacacacgagagagaagagaggagagagaacttaGAGTGAAGATCAGTTCATCTCTATGAAACTCACCACTCGTCAATACTCACCACTCGACTGTCCCTCCTCGAAGAGCACACAGGTGCCCAAGGCATCTGTCAGGAGAtatgggggagagaagagagagccagagaggggagagttagacactcagtctgtaactcaggATCACAACAACAGGGCACTAATAACAACACTACTCCTAAACATGTAGAACTACATGTACTTTACTGGAAAATGGATAACACAAATTCATAACACAAACGTTGTATTAAAAACAGACCCCTAGCGCATCTTCTCTAGACACTCTCTTCCACCTATCAGTAGGCAAGATGCAACAAGTGACAATGTTGAGCTGTTTTTATTAGCCCAGTCTCTTCAGATCTAAAGTGTACATAGGGAGGAGGGGCAAGGGGTCCATTAGACATTCAGCAAATATGTTGTCAGGCGTAAGCAAATAGAATGCACCAATAATGAATACACTTACCGTCATACTCTCCCGCAAACACGTATCTTCCCACCTGCATCATTGGCTGCTCACTGTCAATGTCCTTCAATACAACAAATAAGAAAATCAACAGGAGGAACGTAGAGGTTTCATTGAACGTTTGCTTTGCTACCTACTGTAGCGCGCGAGAAAGGGAAGCCAGATCACTCACCAGTATCTTGCAGGTTCCATGACACTTGGTCAAAAAATCTGAGTTAATTATACCAGAGAGCTCAACCACAACCAACTGCtcctaaaaagagagagagagaaagagagaggcagaacaTTTAAGAAATTGTCTTCAGTCATTTTTCCATGGTAGAGGGTGTATCTGATCACAACAAACACGGCAAACACTAGATGTCATTGTCCACCATAAAATGTGTTGGCTAAGACTTACCAGAGGTCTCTAGAATACTGTAGGAGCCATTTCTACACTACGGGTGCATCCCAATACTCTCTTCtttctcccaaagtgtgcacttgttaaTTTCCCTTCACTGATATGAAAGGAAATTACTGGATGGTATAAGAAATGTGGTGAAAACTCCCTCCAGCCcaaccaatccaatgcttttagattTGTGGGAAGTCTGCAACCTTCGGGGGAGTTTAAAGGCGGTTGGCATCCAGTTCACTGCGAACTGCCCTGTCTGGAATTGCGGGGAGTAACAGCGTAGCCTACGTTGCTACATTAGCAAAGACCAAAGCCGGTGGGAGTACCGCTGaagacagtggtgtctctctattgAAGGATCTTTAAAAACAAACAGagttctacaagcagttgttacaacaacaagaaaatagcttcaagtgttgtgtccaaatactggtggagtcaactaataaaataaatgtacaacctgaccagagaggtccaggacctgaagaacagtttgcagttctcccagggtcagctcgatAAGTTTGAACAGGAAAACGGCAAGATGACAACAATTTGAAAGTCATTGAAAGAGgacattgttatcatggattcacaaaCAGAACTAATGACAGAAATAGGACTCAAGGGACAATCAAGGTGGAACATCGTTGTAGACCGAATTGCAGAATCTCTACGAGACCTGGACGGAGTCTGACAACAAAGAGAAGGAAATTATTTGGAGAAACTGAAGATGGACCACGGGAAGATTGAGATGGAGCgcgcccacaggactggaaaacccaccaccggcccaggtgacaggcccaggccgatagtcgtcaagttcctgaggttcaaggacaaggtagcgattctggaaagagccaagatcTTGAGGGGAACATACATCTTCCTCAACGAGAACTATCCTGAAGCTGTCAGCCAGAAGAGAAAATAACTTATCCCGGGCCATGAAAGCTGTCAGAGCgtgtggggacattgcttacatctgATATGACAGGCAatttgtccaccctccctcccaaaagctgttggaaaaacattccaggtgaagctattTGAGAAAATGctaagagcgtgcaaagctgtcatcaaggcaaatggtggctatttgaaaaatctcaaatatattttgatttgttttaacacttttttggttgctacatgattccatatatgttatttcagtttcgatatcttcactattattctacaatgtagaatgtagtaaaaaataatataaaaaccctggaatgattaggtgtccaaacttctgactggtactgtgtgtatatacacagttgaagtcggaagtttacatacaccttagccaaatacatttaaaaactcagtttttcacaattcctgacatttaatcctagtaaaaattccctgtcttgggtcagttaggatcaccaatttattttaagaatgtgaaatgtcataaaaatagtagagagaaggatttatttatttcatcacattcacagtgggtcagaagtttacatacactcaattagtatttggtagcattgcctttaaattgttaaacttgggtgaaacgttttaggtagccttcaacaagcttcccacaataagttgggtaaattttggcccattcctcctgacagagctggtctaacggagtcaggtttgtaggcctccttgctcgcacacgcttttcagttctgcccacaaatgttctataaggttgaggtcagggctttgtgatggcccctccaataccttgactttattgtccttaagccattttgccacaactttggaagtatgcttggggtcattgtccatttggaacacccatttgcgaccaagctttaacttcctgactgatgtcttgagatgttgcttcaatatatccacatatttttccatcctcttgatgccatctattttgtgaagtgcaccagtccctcctgcagcaaagcacccccacaacatgatgctgccaccgccgtgcttcatggttgggatggtgttcttaggcttgcaggcctccccctttttcctccaaacataacgatggtcattatggccaaacagttctatttttgtttctccagaccagaggacatttctccagaaagtacgatctttgtctccatgtgcagttgcaaacctagtctgttttttttaatggtggttttgagaggcctttcaggcgtttggaaattgctcccaaggatgaaccagacttgtggaggtctacttgtggaggtcttggctgatttcttttgattttcccatggatgtgaagtaaagaggcactgagtttgaaggtaggccttgaaatacatccacaggtacacctccaattgactcaaatgatgtcaattagcctatcagaagcttctaaagccatgtcataattttctggaattttccaagctgcggcacagtcaacttagtgtatgtacacttctgacccactgaaattgtgatacaatgagttaagtgaaataatctgtaagtaaacaattgttggaaaaattacttgtcatgcacaaagtaaatgtcctaacctacttgccaaaactatagtttgttaacaagaaatttgtggagttgttgaaaaacgagttttaatgactccaacctaagtgtatgtaatcttccgacttcaactgtgtgtaatatacactgctcaaaaaaataaagtgaacactaaaataacacatcctagatctgaatgaatgaaatattcttattaaatacttttttctttacatagttgaatgtgctgacaacaaaatcacacaaaaattatcaatggaaatcaaatttatcaacccatggaggtctggatttggagtcacactcaaaattaaagtggaaaaccacactacaggctgatccaactttgatgtaatgtccttaaaacaagtcaaaatgaggctcagtagtgtgtgtggcctccacgtgcctgtatgacctccctacaacgcctgggcatgctcctgatgaggtggcggatggtctcctgaggcatctcctcccagacctggactaaagcatccgccaactcctggacagtctgtggtgcaacgtggcattggtggatggagagagacatgatgtcccagatgtgctcaattggattcaggtctggggaacgggcgggccagtccatagcatcaatgccttcctcttacaggaactgctgacacactccagccacatgaggtctagcattgacttgcattaggaggaacccagggccaaccgcaccagcatatggtctcacaaggggtctgaggatctcatctcggtacctaatggcagtcaggctacctctggcgagcacatggagggctgtgcggccccccaaagaaatgcaaccccacaccatgactgacccaccaccaaaccggtcatgctggtggatgttgcaggcagcagaacgttctccacggcgtctccagactctgtcacgtctgtcacgtgctcagtgtgaacctgctttcatctgtgaagagcacagggcgccagtggcgaattctccaatcttggtgttctctggcaaatgccaaacgtcctgcacggtgttgggctgtaagcacaacccccacctgtggacgtcgggccctcataccaccctcatggagtctgtttctgaccgtttgagcagacacgtgcacatttgtggcctgctggaggccattttgcagggctctggcagtgctcctcctgctcaaaggcggaggtagcggtcctgctgctgggttgttgccctcctacggcctcctccacgtctcctgatgtactggcctgtctcctggtagcgcgtc is a genomic window containing:
- the LOC129862254 gene encoding calumenin-B-like isoform X3, with translation MTLTVKIERLQKDRKPTIEKKDRVIHDDLLSNRNHDDADNFDYDHEAFLGQDEAKTFDQLTPEESKERLGMLVERIDEDRNGYVSVEEMKKWIKHSQKRWIYDDVDRQWKGHDLNGDGLVSWEEYTNATYGYMLDDPDPEDGFSYRQMMSRDERRFKMADLDADLNANKEEFTAFLHPEEYDHMKDIVVLETMEDIDKNGDGFIDLEEYIGDMYNQEGDPSEPEWVKTEREQFTEFRDKNKDGRMDREETRDWILPSDYDHAEAEAKHLVYESDNDKDGRLTKAEIVEKYDLFVGSQATDFGEALARHDEF
- the LOC129862254 gene encoding calumenin-B-like isoform X1, with the protein product MTLTVKIERLQKDRCRASKHAYLLTLACLLTGCTAGKPTIEKKDRVIHDDLLSNRNHDDADNFDYDHEAFLGQDEAKTFDQLTPEESKERLGMLVERIDEDRNGYVSVEEMKKWIKHSQKRWIYDDVDRQWKGHDLNGDGLVSWEEYTNATYGYMLDDPDPEDGFSYRQMMSRDERRFKMADLDADLNANKEEFTAFLHPEEYDHMKDIVVLETMEDIDKNGDGFIDLEEYIGDMYNQEGDPSEPEWVKTEREQFTEFRDKNKDGRMDREETRDWILPSDYDHAEAEAKHLVYESDNDKDGRLTKAEIVEKYDLFVGSQATDFGEALARHDEF
- the LOC129862254 gene encoding calumenin-B-like isoform X2; translation: MALRPLVMCFALCVVYASSKPTIEKKDRVIHDDLLSNRNHDDADNFDYDHEAFLGQDEAKTFDQLTPEESKERLGMLVERIDEDRNGYVSVEEMKKWIKHSQKRWIYDDVDRQWKGHDLNGDGLVSWEEYTNATYGYMLDDPDPEDGFSYRQMMSRDERRFKMADLDADLNANKEEFTAFLHPEEYDHMKDIVVLETMEDIDKNGDGFIDLEEYIGDMYNQEGDPSEPEWVKTEREQFTEFRDKNKDGRMDREETRDWILPSDYDHAEAEAKHLVYESDNDKDGRLTKAEIVEKYDLFVGSQATDFGEALARHDEF
- the gtf3c6 gene encoding general transcription factor 3C polypeptide 6, producing the protein MEDEWEEEEQLVVVELSGIINSDFLTKCHGTCKILDIDSEQPMMQVGRYVFAGEYDDALGTCVLFEEGQSSGADPEASPELSYKCHTVKRLMMQRTFLAEKKEGDNSSGDFQFQPLSDGMSPARLDSLSHFIQNPKRTSKSAGEGGAHTMGQKTG